The following coding sequences lie in one Panicum virgatum strain AP13 chromosome 6N, P.virgatum_v5, whole genome shotgun sequence genomic window:
- the LOC120679323 gene encoding zinc finger protein 8-like: protein MSGGERDDAAARGSASAGAAAAGIDSFSQLPFIRPSARERKEQSSPPPPTTTPAAGAGGIRLFGFDVPPDAATASSTGSKDAAFVKESPASASAAASDDAAAEKAAGASGAGGGSRKFECHYCCRNFPTSQALGGHQNAHKRERQHAKRAQFQTAMAMHHGQYYYPHHPVPDPAHLYPAALAAYHHRLAAAPPPHYPAWAGAGSGRYYSGPGSISQPINGRPVATPPPALWRVPSGGIGVGTPLAARRQEEEPAPPLAVHGGEEPAVVGGPGSAPFSPSTSSSSSSASPHKRPAPPERKENVSLDLSL from the coding sequence atgagcggcggcgagcgggacgacgccgccgcgcgtggcagcgccagcgccggcgcggcggccgcgggcatCGACTCCTTCTCGCAGCTGCCGTTCATCCGCCCGTCGGCTCGCGAGAGGAAGGAGCagtcgtccccgccgccgccgactacgACGCCGGCGGCTGGAGCCGGGGGTATACGGCTGTTCGGGTTCGACGTCCCGCCGGACGCCGCCACGGCCTCCTCGACCGGCTCGAAAGATGCGGCCTTTGTCAAGGAAagccccgcctccgcctccgccgccgcctcggacgACGCGGCAGCCGAGAAGGCGGCGGGCGCGAGCGGGGCCGGAGGGGGTAGCCGGAAGTTCGAGTGCCACTACTGCTGCCGGAACTTCCCGACGTCGCAGGCGCTGGGCGGGCACCAGAACGCGCACAAGCGGGAGCGGCAGCACGCCAAGCGCGCGCAGTTCCAGACCGCCATGGCCATGCACCACGGCCAGTACTACTACCCGCACCACCCGGTCCCGGACCCCGCCCACCTCTaccccgccgccctcgccgcctaccaccaccgcctcgccgccgcgccgccgccgcactacCCGGCGTGGgcgggcgccggcagcggcaggtACTACAGCGGCCCCGGGTCCATCTCGCAGCCGATCAACGGCAGGCCggtcgcgacgccgccgcccgcgctctGGCGAGTCCCCTcgggcggcatcggcgtgggGACACCGCTGGCCGcgcggcggcaggaggaggagcccgcgccgccgctggcggtgCACGGAGGCGAGGAGCCGGCGGTCGTGGGAGGACCTGGCTCGGCGCCCTTCTCGCCGTCGACCtcctcgtcgtcatcgtcggctTCGCCTCACaagcgccccgccccgccggagCGTAAAGAGAATGTGAGTTTGGATCTGAGCTTGTAG